A window from Flavobacterium gyeonganense encodes these proteins:
- a CDS encoding DUF6370 family protein produces MKNILLATFLFIGIAVQAQSKKKFDKPTIVEASCGECQFAMKGKSCDLAVRIDGKSYFVDGTTIHDHGDAHAEKGFCNAISKALVTGEIVNNRFKATSFKLIEEKK; encoded by the coding sequence ATGAAAAATATTTTATTAGCAACTTTCCTTTTCATTGGAATTGCTGTTCAGGCTCAAAGCAAAAAGAAATTTGATAAACCAACCATAGTAGAAGCTTCCTGCGGAGAATGCCAATTCGCAATGAAAGGTAAAAGCTGTGATTTAGCCGTTCGCATTGACGGGAAAAGCTATTTTGTAGACGGAACAACCATTCATGATCACGGAGATGCTCACGCTGAAAAAGGCTTTTGCAATGCCATCAGCAAAGCTTTAGTTACCGGAGAAATCGTGAACAATAGATTCAAAGCAACTTCATTTAAACTAATAGAGGAAAAAAAATAA
- a CDS encoding tetratricopeptide repeat-containing sensor histidine kinase: protein MEAAEVLDFACVYLADSYDFNDQFMTKVREFDARYRQKVPELKTTFVDAYLANYYFDKYNLKKACEYFKKITTLEPDDYNSCYNIARAYYDLSYIYYIMGKQNLSLLANQKSFEYFSKIDNPKGLAFVYSNYANIYTAIGDKKRAIQNADKAIQAYKKIDNTYNVYIGLINKISIYEYLKDKRQRPLIDSVYQAFISSKDESKILKIKIFDFRAENLIYANKLPEAKKILNDLKPVVEEIDSDDLTQEYKLTSALYEIKKNPNYSNFADIKKTLPTLISNQQYEKVNMLYGVLQNSAIQNKDYKTALAYESQKKIIADSIGSIITRIKTVELEKKYQTEKKAQELKIKEQTITNKNTTIALLCASLIGILLINFAFNLKQKQKKLKLEKENTQLYTKQLLEKTEEERKRIASDLHDSVSHELLSLKNSFEEKTEITNQKIDTIINDIRSISRNLHPIMFDKIGLKESINQMVERAESVNNFMVTAEIDYDSVLSSSDELQIYRIVQEALSNIIKYADAIAAKISITENENSLIIEIKDNGKGFNVEETLNSKSSFGLHNIIERSRAIGGHATITSNTNGTIITIEIKKAQ from the coding sequence TTGGAAGCAGCCGAAGTTTTAGATTTTGCCTGTGTATATCTTGCAGATTCTTATGACTTTAATGATCAGTTTATGACTAAAGTCAGAGAATTTGACGCCAGATACAGACAAAAAGTCCCTGAATTAAAAACCACTTTTGTGGATGCTTATCTGGCCAATTATTATTTCGACAAGTATAATTTAAAAAAGGCATGTGAGTACTTTAAAAAGATTACTACATTAGAACCTGACGACTATAATAGCTGTTACAATATTGCAAGAGCTTACTACGATTTGTCTTATATTTATTATATTATGGGGAAGCAAAATTTAAGTTTGCTTGCCAATCAGAAATCTTTTGAATATTTCAGCAAAATAGATAATCCAAAAGGTTTGGCTTTTGTCTATTCCAATTATGCTAATATATATACTGCTATTGGTGATAAAAAAAGAGCTATTCAAAATGCGGACAAAGCAATACAAGCTTATAAAAAAATAGACAATACCTATAATGTCTATATCGGTTTGATTAATAAAATTTCGATATACGAGTACTTAAAAGATAAACGCCAAAGACCCTTGATTGACTCTGTTTATCAGGCTTTTATTAGTAGTAAAGATGAAAGTAAAATATTAAAAATAAAAATATTTGACTTTAGGGCAGAAAATCTAATCTATGCCAACAAGTTGCCAGAAGCCAAAAAGATACTTAACGATTTAAAGCCTGTTGTTGAAGAAATAGATTCTGATGATTTAACTCAGGAATACAAATTAACATCTGCATTGTATGAGATAAAAAAGAATCCAAATTATTCCAATTTTGCAGATATAAAAAAAACATTACCCACTTTAATAAGTAATCAGCAATATGAAAAAGTCAATATGCTTTATGGAGTATTACAAAACAGTGCAATTCAAAATAAAGATTATAAAACTGCTTTAGCCTATGAATCACAAAAGAAAATTATTGCAGATAGTATAGGAAGCATAATTACCAGGATAAAAACAGTAGAACTTGAAAAAAAATATCAAACTGAAAAAAAAGCACAGGAATTAAAAATAAAAGAACAGACCATAACCAACAAAAATACAACAATTGCACTTTTATGTGCCAGCTTGATAGGGATATTGCTTATAAACTTTGCATTTAACCTGAAACAAAAACAAAAAAAATTAAAACTCGAAAAAGAAAATACCCAGTTATACACCAAACAACTCCTCGAAAAAACAGAAGAAGAACGCAAACGTATTGCAAGCGACCTGCATGACAGTGTAAGTCATGAATTGTTGAGTTTAAAAAACTCCTTTGAAGAAAAAACAGAAATTACCAATCAAAAAATTGACACCATTATCAATGATATTCGCAGTATCAGCAGAAATTTGCATCCTATAATGTTTGATAAAATAGGGTTAAAAGAAAGCATTAACCAAATGGTAGAACGGGCAGAATCTGTTAATAATTTCATGGTTACAGCCGAGATTGATTATGACAGTGTTTTATCTTCTTCCGATGAATTACAAATTTACCGTATTGTGCAGGAAGCACTTTCCAATATCATAAAATATGCTGATGCAATTGCAGCTAAAATTTCTATCACTGAAAACGAAAACAGTCTTATCATTGAAATTAAAGACAATGGAAAAGGGTTTAATGTAGAAGAAACTTTAAACAGTAAATCTTCCTTTGGTTTGCATAATATTATTGAACGAAGCAGGGCTATTGGCGGACACGCTACTATCACATCAAATACAAACGGTACAATAATTACCATAGAAATAAAGAAAGCGCAATGA
- a CDS encoding pirin family protein: MENIVLHKAETRGNANHGWLNAYHSFSFASWYNPDRIQFGALRVLNDDTIAGGMGFGTHPHDNMEIITIPLEGDLAHKDSMGNTEIIKNGDVQVMSAGTGIQHSEFNPNADQQTKLLQIWLFPNKRNVEPRYQQITLNVADRHNKLSQILSPNADDEGVWIHQDAWFNMGNFDAGTSTEYKIKKEGNGVYAFILKGNVTINGQELNTRDAVGISGTDTLNIIANTDAEFLLMDIPMNY, encoded by the coding sequence ATGGAAAATATAGTATTGCACAAAGCAGAAACAAGAGGAAATGCAAATCACGGATGGTTGAACGCTTATCACAGCTTTAGTTTTGCAAGCTGGTACAATCCGGACAGAATTCAGTTTGGAGCTCTTCGTGTTTTGAACGATGACACGATTGCAGGAGGAATGGGATTTGGAACGCATCCACATGATAATATGGAAATTATTACCATTCCGCTTGAAGGAGATTTAGCTCACAAAGACAGTATGGGAAATACTGAAATCATTAAAAATGGCGATGTTCAGGTAATGAGCGCCGGAACCGGAATTCAGCATAGTGAGTTTAACCCGAATGCAGATCAGCAGACTAAATTGTTGCAAATCTGGCTGTTTCCAAACAAAAGGAATGTAGAGCCGCGTTATCAGCAAATTACTTTGAATGTTGCAGACAGACACAATAAATTGTCTCAGATTTTGTCTCCAAATGCAGATGACGAGGGAGTTTGGATTCATCAGGATGCCTGGTTTAACATGGGTAATTTTGACGCTGGAACTTCAACCGAATATAAAATCAAAAAAGAAGGAAACGGCGTTTATGCTTTCATCCTAAAAGGAAACGTAACCATCAACGGTCAGGAATTAAATACCCGTGATGCTGTTGGGATTTCAGGAACTGACACTTTAAACATAATAGCAAATACAGATGCTGAGTTTTTATTGATGGACATTCCAATGAATTATTAA
- a CDS encoding response regulator, whose protein sequence is MRILIADDHPFTLSGTKSFVESYGYRVEDTCSNGITALNLIKLHLPDIAILDINMPGLDGLDVAKAIQESKLRTKIILLTMHKEMTIYKKAKEYGVYGYILKEHAQTELEKCIQEVKKGNEYISIFLKDDLIKDTPNDTNELAHLTLSERKIIELITQQKTTKQIAELLFLSEKTVEGHRSKIIDKLGLPKEKNALLIWAMQNSKK, encoded by the coding sequence ATGAGAATATTAATTGCAGATGACCATCCATTTACCCTTTCGGGCACAAAAAGCTTTGTAGAATCTTATGGTTACAGAGTTGAAGATACCTGTTCAAATGGTATTACGGCACTAAATTTAATTAAATTACACTTACCGGATATTGCTATTCTTGACATTAACATGCCAGGGCTAGATGGTCTCGACGTGGCCAAAGCAATACAGGAAAGTAAACTGAGAACTAAAATCATTTTGCTGACCATGCACAAAGAAATGACCATATATAAAAAAGCAAAAGAATACGGGGTTTATGGTTATATTCTAAAAGAGCATGCTCAAACCGAATTAGAAAAATGTATTCAGGAAGTAAAAAAAGGAAATGAATATATCAGTATTTTTTTGAAAGATGATTTAATAAAAGATACTCCTAATGATACTAATGAACTGGCACATCTGACATTATCTGAAAGGAAAATTATTGAACTGATCACGCAGCAAAAAACTACAAAACAAATTGCCGAGTTGTTATTTTTATCTGAAAAAACAGTTGAAGGCCACCGGAGCAAAATAATCGATAAGTTAGGCTTGCCTAAAGAAAAAAATGCATTATTGATTTGGGCCATGCAGAATAGTAAAAAATAG
- a CDS encoding LamG-like jellyroll fold domain-containing protein, translating into MKKITLLRNQILLFAIVLATNFSRGQVSASALSFDGANDYVELGDIMPATYTKEAWFYLSNLSLQNNLISGGLDGQHALYPSVDYGNRLSAGHNGTWNAVQDPNPIIANTWYHVALTYDAATTTMKMYKNGVLVATNTNVPPFNGGNAARLGAFDTGNLLGGKLDEVRIWNRVLPECEIQNNMNSELSADQVGLVAYYKCNQGIDSADNTAITTLTDASGNNNTGTLNGFALSGSNSNWVSPGGVVTGTMSPEQLSVTSPQVFCTAATVADLTATGIGIKWYSSLASVNELIATTALTSGTTYYVSQTIGSCESPRRAVVVTINTTPAPTATSTQAFNKDATVANLTATGTDLKWYADPTGGTPLANSTPITGGTYYVSQTVSGCESSRLAVQVNLNASALDFDGIDDKVNCDTAISTTLSDTNKLTVEAWIKTTRDSNVETIVSNHGNGSSTQFDLRTVNGEFDCFIGFGSYVVTGGTVIPDTWQHVAMVFDGTSVTLYVDGVNVGTTPTPSNYNLPTSVAPMILGYNGYGEIFKGQMDEVRIWNKALTQTEIQNNRNCELGPGQTNLLAYYQFNQGLDNRNNSTVTTVSDASNNANMGILDGFTLTGNTSNWTATSIVTTGNTCSTNLNNDHFEFSSKTAVYPNPSSGIFSLNTDARAAIVVYDLNGKIIKSENINTGNTNLNLNSSPNGIYLLKITHDNNQVETIKLIKK; encoded by the coding sequence ATGAAAAAAATTACTCTATTAAGAAATCAAATACTTTTGTTTGCCATTGTGCTGGCTACAAATTTTTCGAGAGGACAGGTTTCAGCAAGTGCATTATCTTTTGATGGGGCCAATGATTATGTAGAATTGGGGGATATTATGCCTGCAACATATACCAAAGAAGCGTGGTTTTATTTGTCAAATTTAAGCCTTCAAAATAATCTTATTTCTGGGGGATTGGATGGACAACACGCACTGTATCCCTCTGTAGATTACGGAAACAGATTATCGGCAGGCCACAATGGTACCTGGAATGCAGTACAGGATCCAAATCCAATTATAGCCAATACATGGTATCACGTTGCTTTGACTTATGATGCGGCAACTACGACGATGAAAATGTATAAAAATGGTGTTTTAGTAGCAACCAATACTAATGTACCTCCTTTTAATGGCGGAAACGCTGCGCGTCTTGGTGCATTTGATACTGGAAATTTACTTGGAGGAAAATTAGATGAAGTACGTATCTGGAACAGAGTGTTACCTGAATGTGAAATTCAAAATAATATGAACAGCGAACTTTCTGCAGACCAAGTAGGATTGGTAGCTTATTACAAATGCAACCAGGGTATTGACTCTGCAGATAATACCGCAATTACTACCCTGACAGATGCTAGTGGAAATAATAATACCGGTACATTAAACGGATTTGCCTTAAGCGGGTCTAATTCAAACTGGGTTTCGCCAGGGGGTGTTGTTACAGGAACAATGAGTCCGGAACAATTGTCGGTTACAAGTCCGCAAGTTTTTTGTACGGCAGCTACAGTTGCTGATTTAACGGCTACAGGAATCGGTATCAAATGGTATTCTTCATTGGCATCAGTAAACGAATTGATTGCCACAACGGCATTGACATCAGGAACAACCTATTATGTTTCGCAAACTATTGGTAGCTGCGAAAGTCCAAGAAGAGCGGTTGTTGTGACGATAAACACAACTCCGGCACCTACAGCCACTAGTACACAAGCTTTTAATAAAGATGCTACGGTTGCCAATCTTACAGCAACAGGAACCGACTTAAAATGGTATGCAGATCCTACAGGAGGAACACCTTTGGCAAATTCAACTCCAATAACGGGCGGCACTTATTATGTTTCTCAGACGGTTTCAGGTTGCGAAAGCTCAAGATTGGCTGTTCAGGTAAACCTTAATGCATCGGCATTGGATTTTGATGGAATAGATGACAAAGTAAATTGCGACACCGCTATTTCTACAACATTGAGTGATACCAATAAATTAACCGTTGAGGCATGGATCAAAACAACCAGAGATTCAAATGTAGAAACTATTGTTTCCAATCACGGTAACGGATCTTCAACTCAATTCGATTTACGTACCGTTAATGGTGAATTTGATTGTTTCATTGGTTTTGGTAGTTACGTAGTTACAGGAGGAACAGTTATACCAGACACATGGCAACATGTAGCGATGGTGTTTGATGGCACCTCTGTAACACTGTATGTTGATGGAGTAAATGTTGGTACCACACCAACTCCATCCAATTATAATTTGCCAACAAGCGTGGCACCAATGATATTAGGATATAATGGCTATGGAGAAATTTTTAAGGGACAAATGGATGAAGTTCGTATTTGGAACAAAGCTTTGACTCAAACTGAAATTCAAAATAACAGGAATTGCGAACTAGGGCCAGGACAAACTAATTTATTGGCGTATTACCAATTTAACCAAGGTCTTGATAATAGGAACAATTCAACAGTAACCACAGTCTCAGATGCCAGCAACAATGCCAACATGGGAATATTAGATGGTTTTACACTTACAGGAAATACCTCTAACTGGACTGCAACCAGTATCGTGACAACAGGAAATACCTGTTCGACTAATTTAAATAACGATCATTTTGAATTTTCATCAAAAACAGCGGTCTATCCTAACCCGTCAAGTGGCATATTCTCTTTAAATACTGATGCACGTGCCGCTATTGTAGTATATGATCTGAATGGAAAAATCATTAAATCGGAAAATATTAATACAGGAAATACCAATTTGAATTTAAATAGCTCTCCTAATGGAATTTATTTATTGAAAATAACTCATGATAACAATCAGGTTGAAACCATCAAACTGATAAAAAAATAA
- a CDS encoding ATP-binding protein, which produces MKKGNQEVAEKITFKNLRRLYFFALWTIAITIILSQLLIQYNLKQQLSDSKIINISGKQRMLSQRITKEVLILNFVSDTSPKKEIAHVRNVLALWKTNQSALENGSDSLAFPKEKSEALSKLYAEIKPSFNTIVESVNLFLLNLEQKKNSYDNQKLVQEILKNEGIFLSKMNEIVTQYDKEAHEKVTEQRKTEYWIFGFTLLVLILEFFFIFKPTNKKIEKLIAKLLSSEKKALKLAYDTEIISEIKENSVKELKSLNYAMENTLLYCRIAPDGSIIHVGEKFAKLLNYTKFSSNKTFSQILTTDEKEQRNIDRIIFEKQRSGWQGEIKIHSREDQTIWLDLSMVPVMIKKDELELLIVCFNITERKKAQREVERLNIENSTEKINQQKIISSKIVENQENEQNRIAKEIHDGIGQMLTGLKFSLESINLDDKEKSAQKIEYLKKLSLDIIKGVRTATFNLMPPELSDHGIVSSIAKLTQELSKLTGKEILFYNKTDFDQRLDSLIEINIYRLTQEAINNAIKYAESTHIIVQLSHSETLLSIIVDDNGKGFDKTAVDKKRNSESGMGLLFMNERIQYINGRVFINSILGEGTRITFNIPISKLEN; this is translated from the coding sequence ATGAAAAAAGGCAATCAGGAAGTAGCGGAAAAAATTACTTTCAAAAATCTACGACGTTTGTATTTTTTTGCACTCTGGACTATTGCTATAACCATTATTTTAAGCCAGCTTTTAATTCAGTACAACTTAAAACAGCAGCTCAGCGATTCTAAAATTATCAATATTTCAGGAAAGCAAAGAATGCTGAGTCAAAGAATTACCAAAGAAGTTTTAATTTTAAATTTTGTTTCGGATACCTCTCCAAAGAAAGAAATTGCACATGTTCGAAATGTTTTAGCACTTTGGAAAACCAATCAGAGTGCATTAGAAAATGGCAGTGACAGCCTTGCTTTTCCGAAAGAAAAAAGTGAAGCCCTGTCTAAGTTATACGCCGAAATAAAACCGAGCTTCAATACTATAGTGGAATCGGTGAATCTGTTTCTTTTAAATCTGGAACAAAAAAAGAACAGCTACGACAATCAAAAACTGGTACAGGAAATTCTAAAAAACGAAGGAATCTTTCTTTCGAAAATGAATGAAATTGTAACCCAATACGATAAAGAAGCACATGAAAAAGTAACAGAACAGCGCAAAACGGAATATTGGATTTTCGGGTTTACATTGCTAGTCCTGATTCTGGAATTCTTTTTTATCTTTAAGCCTACCAATAAAAAAATTGAAAAACTTATAGCTAAACTTTTATCTTCTGAAAAGAAGGCCTTAAAGCTTGCTTATGACACCGAAATCATCAGTGAAATAAAAGAAAATTCGGTAAAAGAGCTGAAATCGCTGAATTATGCGATGGAAAACACCCTTCTTTATTGCCGTATTGCACCCGACGGCTCTATCATTCACGTAGGTGAAAAATTTGCCAAACTTTTAAATTATACCAAATTTTCTTCGAATAAAACTTTTTCACAGATTTTAACGACTGATGAAAAAGAACAGCGTAATATCGACCGTATTATTTTTGAAAAACAAAGAAGTGGCTGGCAGGGCGAAATCAAAATTCACAGCAGGGAAGATCAGACGATCTGGCTTGATTTATCCATGGTTCCGGTAATGATTAAAAAGGATGAGCTGGAACTTTTGATTGTGTGTTTCAATATTACCGAACGTAAAAAAGCACAACGCGAAGTAGAGCGTCTGAATATTGAAAACAGTACCGAAAAAATCAATCAGCAAAAGATTATTTCGAGTAAAATTGTAGAAAATCAGGAAAACGAACAAAATCGTATTGCGAAAGAAATTCATGACGGAATAGGGCAGATGCTGACCGGATTGAAATTTAGCCTGGAGAGTATTAATCTTGATGACAAAGAAAAATCGGCACAGAAAATAGAATACCTGAAAAAATTATCACTTGATATTATCAAAGGTGTCCGTACTGCAACTTTTAATTTAATGCCGCCTGAATTAAGCGATCATGGAATAGTTTCTTCAATTGCAAAATTGACTCAGGAACTATCTAAACTTACAGGAAAGGAAATTTTATTTTATAACAAAACCGATTTTGACCAGCGTTTAGACTCTTTGATTGAAATAAATATTTACCGTCTGACTCAGGAAGCAATTAATAATGCGATAAAATATGCAGAATCAACCCATATTATTGTGCAGCTTTCTCATAGTGAAACATTGTTAAGTATCATTGTTGATGACAACGGAAAAGGTTTTGACAAAACAGCAGTTGATAAAAAGCGAAACAGTGAGTCCGGAATGGGCTTGTTATTTATGAATGAAAGGATTCAATATATCAACGGCCGTGTATTTATAAATTCTATTTTGGGAGAAGGAACGAGAATTACGTTTAATATTCCGATTTCTAAATTAGAAAATTAG
- the purT gene encoding formate-dependent phosphoribosylglycinamide formyltransferase, producing MKILLLGSGELGKEFVIAAQRIGQTIIAVDSYENAPAMQVAHGFEVINMLDGEALDRIVAKHKPDFIVPEIEAIRTERFYDYEKQGITVVPSAKAANFTMNRKAIRDLAAKELGLKTAKYEYATSAEELQKAVGEVGIPCVVKPLMSSSGKGQSTIKSEEDILKAWEYAVAGSRGDVIEVIVEAFVDFNSEITLLTITQNNNPTLFCAPIGHRQERGDYQESWQPALVSEKDLYEAQDMAEKITEALGGAGLFGVEFFLTNEGVYFSELSPRPHDTGMVTLAGTQNFNEFELHLRAILSLPIFEITLEKAGASAVILASEDSVNPTFTGIEKVAALPKTDFRIFGKPSSRPYRRMGVVLSHDSLSTPINEVTERAKETAKLITVNS from the coding sequence ATGAAGATATTACTCCTTGGTTCAGGTGAATTAGGCAAAGAGTTTGTCATTGCAGCACAACGAATCGGACAAACCATAATTGCAGTAGACAGTTACGAAAATGCACCGGCGATGCAGGTTGCTCATGGTTTTGAAGTCATCAATATGCTCGACGGCGAAGCCTTGGACCGAATCGTAGCCAAACATAAACCGGATTTTATTGTTCCCGAAATAGAAGCCATTCGAACCGAACGTTTTTACGATTATGAAAAACAAGGAATTACCGTTGTTCCTTCAGCGAAAGCGGCCAACTTTACCATGAATCGTAAAGCCATTCGTGATTTAGCAGCAAAAGAATTAGGTTTAAAAACTGCAAAATATGAGTATGCTACTTCTGCCGAAGAACTTCAAAAAGCAGTTGGAGAAGTCGGAATTCCTTGTGTGGTAAAACCTTTGATGTCATCTTCCGGAAAAGGACAATCGACAATCAAATCTGAAGAAGATATTTTAAAAGCCTGGGAATATGCTGTTGCAGGTTCCCGTGGTGATGTCATTGAAGTGATTGTAGAAGCTTTTGTAGATTTCAATTCTGAAATTACACTTTTAACCATTACTCAAAATAATAATCCAACGCTGTTTTGTGCTCCAATCGGACACCGACAGGAAAGAGGCGATTATCAGGAAAGCTGGCAGCCGGCTTTGGTTTCAGAAAAAGATTTGTACGAAGCGCAGGATATGGCAGAAAAAATTACCGAAGCGCTTGGTGGCGCCGGACTTTTTGGTGTTGAATTTTTCCTGACTAACGAAGGCGTTTATTTCTCTGAACTTTCTCCGCGTCCGCACGATACCGGAATGGTAACTTTAGCCGGAACGCAGAATTTCAACGAATTCGAATTGCATTTACGGGCAATTTTAAGTCTTCCTATTTTCGAAATTACTTTAGAAAAAGCGGGGGCAAGTGCCGTAATTTTAGCCTCAGAAGATTCTGTAAATCCAACATTTACCGGAATCGAAAAAGTAGCCGCTTTACCTAAAACTGATTTCAGGATTTTTGGGAAACCAAGTTCAAGACCTTACCGAAGAATGGGAGTCGTTTTAAGTCATGATTCGCTTTCGACTCCAATCAATGAAGTAACAGAACGCGCCAAAGAAACGGCGAAATTAATAACTGTAAATTCTTAA
- a CDS encoding Crp/Fnr family transcriptional regulator produces MTLILENIDKHVSLTPEEQALFLSKLETNTYKAKTILLNAGEVCKHSYFVNSGILRSFNINDNIVEHVLSFACEGWWMSDMYSYFSQKPGQLFIEVLEEAEVVSLSKENQEQLYLEIPNLERYFRILIENSLVANQQRLMDNLSLPAEERFEKFCAKYGTLVHKVPQKQIASFIGVTPEFFSKMKARLLKK; encoded by the coding sequence ATGACATTGATTCTTGAAAATATTGACAAACATGTTTCGCTGACTCCGGAAGAACAGGCACTTTTTCTGTCCAAATTAGAAACGAACACTTACAAAGCCAAAACGATTTTATTAAACGCCGGCGAGGTCTGCAAACATTCCTATTTTGTCAATTCGGGAATTTTAAGAAGTTTCAATATAAACGATAATATTGTAGAACACGTTCTTTCTTTCGCCTGTGAAGGGTGGTGGATGAGCGATATGTACAGTTATTTTTCGCAAAAGCCAGGACAGCTTTTTATTGAAGTTCTGGAGGAAGCCGAGGTTGTTTCGTTATCCAAAGAAAATCAGGAACAATTGTATCTTGAAATTCCGAACCTGGAACGTTATTTCAGGATTTTGATTGAAAATTCATTAGTTGCCAATCAGCAAAGATTAATGGATAACTTGAGTTTACCTGCTGAAGAACGCTTCGAGAAATTCTGCGCCAAATACGGCACTCTGGTTCATAAAGTGCCACAAAAACAAATCGCTTCTTTTATTGGTGTGACACCGGAATTTTTTAGTAAAATGAAAGCCAGGCTTTTGAAGAAGTAA
- a CDS encoding YceI family protein: MATTKWSIDPTHSEIGFKVKHMMFTNVSGKFGTYDATITTEGDDFENAVIEFSGDIASIDTANADRDNHLKSGDFFDAENHPKLTFKASSFKKINDEKYEITGDLNIRGVAKTVTFPVEFSGILTDPWGNTKVGLSIEGKINRKDWGLNWNSALETGGVLVGEEVKLNIELQFAKQA; this comes from the coding sequence ATGGCAACTACAAAATGGTCAATTGACCCAACTCACTCAGAAATTGGTTTTAAAGTTAAACACATGATGTTTACAAATGTTTCAGGAAAATTTGGAACTTACGATGCAACAATCACTACAGAAGGGGATGATTTCGAAAATGCAGTAATTGAATTTTCAGGAGATATCGCTTCTATAGATACTGCCAATGCTGACAGGGATAATCACTTAAAAAGCGGTGATTTTTTTGATGCTGAAAATCATCCAAAACTGACTTTCAAAGCTTCTTCATTCAAAAAAATCAATGATGAAAAGTATGAAATCACTGGAGATTTAAACATCAGAGGTGTAGCAAAAACAGTAACTTTTCCAGTAGAATTCAGCGGAATCCTGACTGATCCATGGGGAAATACTAAAGTTGGTTTGAGTATCGAAGGAAAAATCAACCGTAAAGACTGGGGTCTAAACTGGAACTCTGCTCTTGAAACCGGTGGCGTTTTGGTTGGCGAAGAAGTGAAACTAAACATTGAATTGCAATTTGCTAAACAGGCTTAA